Proteins from a single region of Runella sp. SP2:
- a CDS encoding metallophosphoesterase, translated as MNRLPAILLTIGFFFLLDLYVFQAVKTLSRASSLETRRLISTIYWAIPVVSLVVWIVTQFIIPPDSLSRTTRQLIWSALLIPYFAKFFSLFLLLIDDVVRFGKWVVSLFQSQPPTTAPVVDAPTIPRSEFLMKSALAVAGTTVAGFTYGIISGAHDYRIRRVRVPVKNLPKAFEGIKIAQLSDIHSGSFFNKTAVQGGVDMLMAEKPDLFFFTGDLVNNTADEVKNYIDIFKKVKAPLGQFSVLGNHDYGDYYQWPSVEAKIKNLNDLKDAHRLLGWDLLLDEHRAIKVDNEQIGLLGIQNWGMGGFAKYGSLEKAHQRTDDFPVKLLLSHDPSHWNAQVTSQFKDIDVAFAGHTHGMQFGVEIGGFQWSPVQYRYKQWGGLYTQGDQHLYVNRGFGYLGYPGRVGILPEITLMELVRA; from the coding sequence ATGAACCGATTACCAGCCATTCTCCTGACGATAGGCTTTTTTTTTCTGTTGGATTTGTACGTTTTTCAGGCCGTAAAAACCCTTTCTCGCGCTAGTTCACTAGAAACCCGCCGACTCATTTCAACCATTTATTGGGCAATTCCTGTGGTAAGTTTAGTGGTTTGGATTGTCACTCAGTTCATCATTCCGCCCGATTCCCTTTCAAGAACCACGCGCCAACTCATCTGGAGCGCGTTATTGATTCCCTATTTTGCCAAATTTTTTAGCTTATTTTTACTCCTCATCGATGATGTCGTGCGTTTTGGAAAATGGGTGGTCAGTCTCTTTCAATCACAGCCTCCTACAACAGCTCCCGTCGTGGACGCTCCTACGATTCCTCGTTCGGAGTTTTTGATGAAATCTGCCTTGGCCGTAGCGGGTACGACGGTCGCGGGATTTACTTATGGTATCATTTCAGGAGCGCACGATTACCGCATTCGCCGCGTTCGGGTGCCAGTTAAAAACTTGCCAAAAGCGTTTGAAGGAATAAAAATTGCCCAGTTGTCGGATATTCACTCGGGGAGTTTTTTTAACAAAACAGCCGTTCAAGGCGGTGTCGATATGCTGATGGCCGAAAAACCCGATTTGTTTTTCTTTACGGGAGATTTGGTCAATAATACCGCCGATGAAGTAAAAAATTACATTGATATTTTCAAAAAAGTAAAAGCACCATTGGGGCAATTTTCGGTGTTGGGCAACCACGATTACGGCGATTATTACCAATGGCCTTCGGTAGAAGCCAAAATAAAAAATCTCAATGATTTGAAAGATGCGCACCGTTTGTTGGGCTGGGACTTGCTCCTAGACGAACACCGTGCCATCAAAGTTGATAATGAACAAATTGGTTTATTAGGGATTCAAAACTGGGGTATGGGTGGTTTTGCCAAATACGGAAGCTTGGAAAAAGCCCACCAACGTACCGATGATTTTCCCGTAAAATTGCTTCTGTCGCACGACCCTAGCCATTGGAACGCCCAAGTAACTTCGCAGTTTAAGGACATTGACGTTGCCTTTGCGGGACATACCCACGGAATGCAATTTGGGGTAGAAATAGGCGGTTTTCAATGGAGCCCCGTACAGTATCGGTACAAACAGTGGGGTGGTTTATATACCCAAGGCGACCAACATTTGTACGTTAATCGCGGTTTTGGGTACCTTGGTTACCCTGGTCGAGTAGGAATTTTGCCAGAAATTACGCTGATGGAACTGGTAAGGGCGTAA
- a CDS encoding molybdenum cofactor biosynthesis protein MoaE, whose protein sequence is MIDIQLTDAPLSLDACYQYVLSDDAGGLVTFVGTVRNQTKGKRVLRLEFEAYAPMAIKEMQKIAEEAVRRWPVLKISIHHRVGVLAIGEVPVIIAVACAHRRAAFEACQFAIDTLKETVPIWKKEFFEDGEVWVAAHP, encoded by the coding sequence ATGATAGACATTCAACTCACCGACGCTCCACTTTCGCTTGATGCCTGTTATCAATACGTTCTTTCTGACGATGCGGGGGGACTTGTCACTTTTGTCGGCACGGTTCGTAATCAAACCAAAGGGAAGCGGGTGTTACGGTTAGAATTTGAGGCTTATGCCCCTATGGCCATCAAAGAAATGCAGAAAATCGCCGAAGAAGCGGTGCGTCGCTGGCCAGTGTTAAAGATTTCGATTCATCATCGCGTGGGCGTGCTTGCCATCGGCGAAGTTCCAGTCATCATTGCTGTTGCTTGCGCCCACCGAAGGGCTGCCTTTGAAGCCTGTCAATTTGCGATTGATACCTTAAAAGAAACGGTACCGATTTGGAAAAAAGAATTTTTTGAAGACGGCGAAGTTTGGGTCGCCGCCCACCCATAA